A segment of the Myxosarcina sp. GI1 genome:
TTACCGTAGTAGTGGTTAAAATTCTCGTTCTTTTGAGATGTCCCTTAAGATTGTCCAGAATTTCCGAAGCATCGGTAAAATCGGGAAAAACCTTATACCAATTTTTGACATGACCTCCTAGTTCTGCTGCTTTTTCAATCAAAACTACATTGAGTCCAAATAGTCTGAGTTTTCCAGTAGCAGCCATGCCAGCAACGCCACCGCCAATTACGATTACTGTGTTATTCATTTGTCTAATCATTAAGGTTAATTGTTTACTGTAAGGTAAGCATTGCTCACTTTATAAATTGAGAATATTTGCCAGATATTTAAGCCATCGTTATTTAAATAAGCCAGGACGATGATGAGGATCGAAAAAGTAACGGATATACCCACGTAAAACTCGCCATTCGAGTAATGTATGAATGACCGTTACGCCTAGAGCAATAACACAAACAACAAAATGTATTTCTCCCCACTGATGTCTGGTTAAACCCAGAAATAGAAATAGCCTACCCGCACCATATCCTCTGAGTAAAAGCTCCAATAGAAAGCCAGTAAGTGCTGCAAAACTCCAAACAACCAGTAGTGCCAAAGCAGCGATCGCTCTA
Coding sequences within it:
- a CDS encoding DUF4405 domain-containing protein, translating into MARRRKIYYLNYLRAIAALALLVVWSFAALTGFLLELLLRGYGAGRLFLFLGLTRHQWGEIHFVVCVIALGVTVIHTLLEWRVLRGYIRYFFDPHHRPGLFK